From Clostridiales bacterium, one genomic window encodes:
- a CDS encoding sigma-70 family RNA polymerase sigma factor, with protein sequence MQKFNLKVSRKNGDEITVAVYLDEITAKLLQQTGDQKIIDTYLYEEYKTSRKARREVYWNRSLDEDLENGIDYEDRRFYGDYSFDDFEDEKLQAAIEQLTPRQQEILRLMYIEGKNQKDIAEIFGIDKRSISDAIKRIYASIRRNY encoded by the coding sequence ATGCAAAAATTTAATCTAAAAGTATCGAGAAAAAACGGTGATGAGATAACGGTTGCAGTGTACCTTGATGAGATAACGGCAAAGTTATTACAGCAAACAGGAGATCAAAAAATCATTGATACCTATCTATATGAAGAATACAAGACAAGTCGCAAGGCGCGACGTGAAGTGTATTGGAATCGGTCTTTAGACGAAGATTTGGAGAATGGCATTGACTATGAGGACAGACGTTTTTATGGCGATTATTCGTTTGACGATTTCGAGGACGAAAAGTTGCAAGCAGCAATTGAACAATTAACGCCGCGACAGCAAGAAATACTGCGGCTTATGTACATAGAAGGAAAAAATCAAAAAGATATTGCTGAAATATTCGGCATTGATAAACGTTCTATTAGCGACGCAATAAAACGAATTTATGCGTCAATACGAAGAAATTATTAA
- a CDS encoding galactose mutarotase — MLTLKNQNITIELTEIGARINAIVVHGADIALGFNSQEDYEKSGTYCGATIGRVCNRIANGKFTLDGKEYILTKNVGNNHLHGGIRGFDKQAFAITELTENSVTFEYVSADGEEGYPGKLTLTVKYTLKDNELLIEYTASSTQTTLWCPTNHVYFNLDGENSGDCLDNVLRINADKITVTNAELITTGEVKPVQDTPYDFTDNKLIGQDIRSGILAVTKGYDNNYILNGEQAAYAESKKTGVSMTLYTDLPCLQFYSGGQITEINGKNGKYRKWQGFCLEPQYCPNAVNLQDFEMPILKAGEQKKHYIKYCFEK, encoded by the coding sequence ATGCTTACTCTCAAAAACCAAAACATAACAATAGAGCTTACGGAGATCGGCGCTCGGATAAACGCCATAGTCGTGCATGGCGCGGATATAGCGCTCGGGTTTAATTCTCAAGAAGACTATGAGAAAAGCGGAACGTACTGCGGCGCTACTATAGGCAGAGTGTGTAACCGTATAGCGAACGGAAAGTTTACTCTCGACGGCAAGGAATATATACTCACAAAGAACGTCGGGAACAATCATCTTCACGGTGGTATACGCGGTTTCGACAAACAGGCGTTTGCAATAACCGAGTTGACCGAAAACTCGGTCACATTCGAGTACGTAAGCGCTGACGGCGAAGAGGGCTACCCCGGCAAACTGACTTTGACCGTAAAGTACACGCTTAAAGATAACGAATTGCTAATAGAATACACGGCTTCTTCCACGCAAACCACGCTGTGGTGTCCCACTAACCATGTGTATTTCAATCTCGACGGAGAAAATAGTGGCGACTGTTTGGATAATGTTTTGCGGATAAATGCAGACAAAATAACGGTAACAAACGCCGAGCTTATAACTACGGGCGAAGTTAAGCCTGTGCAAGACACGCCGTACGACTTTACGGATAACAAACTCATAGGGCAAGATATACGCAGCGGCATTCTTGCGGTAACCAAGGGCTACGACAATAATTATATACTTAACGGCGAACAAGCCGCATACGCGGAGAGCAAAAAGACAGGCGTATCTATGACTTTATATACCGATCTTCCGTGTTTGCAGTTTTATTCGGGCGGGCAGATAACAGAGATAAACGGCAAAAACGGCAAGTACCGCAAGTGGCAAGGCTTTTGCTTGGAGCCGCAGTATTGTCCGAACGCAGTCAATTTGCAAGACTTTGAGATGCCTATATTAAAAGCCGGTGAACAAAAAAAGCATTATATTAAATACTGCTTCGAAAAATAA
- the galE gene encoding UDP-glucose 4-epimerase GalE encodes MTILVTGGAGYIGSHTCVELLNKGYAVVVIDNFDNSSKKSIERVKKITGKNVAVYEGDVRDSALLDRIFTEHKIDWVIHFAGLKAVGESCAKPIEYYNNNLYGTLVLTDVMRKHGCKKIVFSSSATVYGDPEVLPLTEECKIGGTTNPYGTSKYFQEIMLNDIYKSDNEWTVVLLRYFNPVGAHESGMIGEDPQGIPNNLTPYIAKVAIGELKEVGVFGNDYDTPDGTGVRDYIHVVDLAKGHVAAIDKTVKSGVYTYNLGTGIGYSVLDVIHAFEKACGKELPYTIKPRRPGDIAACYADASKAKRELGWEAKLGIDEMCASLWNWQQKNPKGYKD; translated from the coding sequence ATGACTATTCTTGTAACAGGCGGCGCGGGATATATAGGCTCGCATACATGTGTAGAGCTTCTAAACAAGGGCTATGCAGTGGTCGTAATAGACAACTTCGACAACTCCTCGAAAAAGAGCATAGAGCGCGTAAAAAAGATAACGGGCAAAAACGTAGCAGTGTACGAAGGCGACGTGCGCGACTCGGCGCTTTTAGACAGGATATTTACCGAGCATAAAATAGATTGGGTAATACACTTCGCGGGACTGAAAGCGGTCGGCGAAAGCTGCGCGAAACCCATAGAGTACTACAATAATAATCTGTACGGAACGCTTGTATTGACAGACGTTATGCGTAAGCACGGATGCAAAAAGATAGTATTCTCATCGTCCGCAACCGTTTACGGCGATCCCGAAGTTTTGCCGCTTACCGAAGAATGTAAGATCGGCGGCACGACAAACCCTTACGGCACGAGCAAGTATTTTCAAGAGATCATGCTTAACGATATATATAAGTCAGATAACGAGTGGACTGTTGTGTTGCTTAGATACTTCAACCCCGTCGGCGCGCACGAGAGCGGAATGATCGGCGAGGATCCGCAGGGTATACCCAATAACCTTACGCCGTATATTGCGAAGGTGGCAATAGGCGAATTGAAAGAAGTGGGTGTGTTCGGCAACGACTACGACACTCCGGACGGCACGGGCGTGCGAGATTATATTCACGTAGTCGATCTTGCCAAAGGACATGTGGCCGCAATAGATAAAACAGTCAAGTCGGGCGTATACACGTACAATCTCGGCACGGGTATAGGCTACTCTGTCTTAGATGTAATACATGCGTTCGAAAAAGCGTGCGGCAAAGAACTGCCGTATACGATCAAGCCGCGTCGACCGGGCGACATAGCGGCGTGCTATGCCGACGCGAGCAAGGCAAAGCGCGAGCTCGGTTGGGAAGCTAAGCTCGGTATAGACGAAATGTGCGCGTCGTTATGGAATTGGCAACAGAAGAACCCCAAAGGCTATAAGGATTAA